The Psychrobacter arenosus region TCAGTAAGCTTAAAGGCTTCAGACTTGTATGTGTTTGTGGTTCTTGGAAGCTTAAAGGCTATACGCTTAGGCTTAGATAATTGCATGATTTACTCTCTTTGTATGAGACCTTATTATTACGACTCTTTGCTATCTTTTTTACTATCTCACGCTCATCCCAATACTTTTTATATAAAATTAACTGGAATTTAAGGAAGATAATCTTCTAGAAAAAGATTCGTTAAAAAGGTTTGGCTGTATTTAGATGATAAATATTTTATTGAATAGGCAAGTAGTTGTATCTTGATGCTTATGCTTAATGAGGCTCTGATTTAACGCTGATAACAGTAAAAAAATAAGCCAACTGAAATGACTTATTTTTGTATCGCTATCTATTGAAGCCTAGCTGCCATCTTGTGCTCTAGCCACTTTGCAACTTCACCCTCAACCCACGCTACACGACCTTTTGACAGCTTTACTTGAATAGGGAAAGTAGGATCGTAGCGTTTAGATTTCTTGTCTAGCATATCGTAAATGGTAGTACTGCTAAGTCCTGTATGGTACGTTACTTCTTTCAATGGCAACATTCGTGGTAAGCATAATGTACTGAGATTGGCGGTGTTATTTTGGTTGTTAGTATTCAAATTTTCCATGATTGCTCCTTATAAGTGAATGAGAGCGTTTCCTCTCATACAGTTACCGAGTCCCATATTTTTTTACGGCATCCTATTCAGACCAATGGTTAGCCTTAAATGAAGCAATAAAAGAAGGAGCTGAATA contains the following coding sequences:
- a CDS encoding helix-turn-helix transcriptional regulator, which gives rise to MENLNTNNQNNTANLSTLCLPRMLPLKEVTYHTGLSSTTIYDMLDKKSKRYDPTFPIQVKLSKGRVAWVEGEVAKWLEHKMAARLQ